The DNA window GAGGGGAAAGAGACGTTATCATCCCGGATCTTTATGACACCATTGTCTTGGCACCATTGTCTTCCTCAATcatttctccctgccccccagcccctcccaccaagGTAAACTCCCTGGGGAGGGAACtcacacagagctgggggagtcGTCCTTAGCCAGCGCCTGGCAAGTGGGCCCTGGGGTCTAGATTCcgcctgcttctcctcagctgcgGGGCCAGGGGCCTGTATGAAACTGATCACAAACGATGCCAAGCAGAGAGCTCGGCTCCCCACAGCCGCTGATGTTCCTAGCGTCTGGCAGGAAGGTTTGCCCGAGGCCCAGGCCATTGCTGGGGACTGCCCCTGCTGCCGAGCCTTTCCCACCCGCCAGCTTCTCTCCCTGTCTCTGTTCGCTACAAATCAGGAGATTTGTGGCCTGGACTGGTGGCCTCATGAGGGCAAAATCCCCCCTGACTTCCGTGGGAGCTTTGCCTGCATCCAGGCGGGAGGATCCTGGTCTCTGGACACAACGTGAGCAGTGCCGTGGAAGGAAGTAGCTTTGTCTCCTTTTTCTGCCTGTGACCCAAGCCCAGCTATCGGGGTTGGGCCAGTGGGAAGAAACAAAGGGCACTGCCGAAGGAATGAActgcagggagaggagaacagagcataagaacggccagactgggtcagaccaaaggtccgtctagcccagtatcctgtctaccaacagtggccaatgccaggtgccccagagggaatgaacagaacaggtcatcatcaagtgatccattccattgcccattcccagcttctagcaaacagaggctagggacaccatccctgcccatcctggctaatggccctTAATGGACCTAGCCTCtgtgaacttacctagttcttttttgaaccctgttatagttttggccttcacaacatcctctggcaaggagttccacaggttgactgtgtgttgtgtgaagcagtacttccttttgtttgttttaaatctgctgcctgttaatttcatttggtgaccccagtttgtgtgttgtgagaaggagtaaataacacttccttatttactttcttcagccagtcatgattttatagacctctatcatatccccccttagtcgtctcttttcctgtcttaaaagtcccagtcttatttatCGCTCCTCATATGGAGTGATAGCACAGTGAGGTTTGCCGCATCCCTTTAGCGTTCCCTGCTTTTAACTACAtacctcagcccccttctccccctggaGGTGCCTCCTGCAGTTCCTAGCTGGGGCACACTGGTAAAGGGTTGGGGACTCTGGGCCAGGGGCGTAACTTAAACAAGCCCCATGGCTGCTCTAACTCTTGCTGGGGCTGGCAGACAGCAGCCTTCAGGAACAAGCCACCATAACCAGCTCACTGaaccacttcccccaccccccgtcttTCCCATGCACTGAGTAGAGCTTAGCTGTAGGAGAGAATCCAGCCCTATGTAGGCACCACGTCACCTatggctgaaatgcagccacctctggggaggaacACAGCAGTTGTCTAACAGTGTATAAAGTTCCCTCACTTGTCCCACCATTCTTTGGttggtattttcttttctttttcctctgtCCAACCTGGACTTTCATCTCAGGCAAAGGAGAGGGAGCTGGGGGCTTCTTTGCATGAAAGAGCTTAAAGAGGAAGAGGGCACAGACTTTTGTGTTTAAGTAAAGCTGCTAGTAAGTCTAGGATCTGGGATAAATGGAATTGTCCTACCTACAAATCAATCAACCAGTAGATATGAGAGAGAGCAAACACGATGGTGCAGAGGTTATTCGTGAGTTTGGATGGTCACATTTCTTATGCATGATGGATGGAACCCGCTAGCATACACAGCGCATCCAAGCCCCGGTGAAGCCTGTGTACCAGGCCACACCACTGTGTATTCTGTGTGTGCCACACGCCAGTGCAGGGATCACTAGATGAGGTTCTACAACCTGTGCTATCCAAGAGGTCGGGTTAGATGATTTAATGGaccctcctggccttaaactccatgGAGCTGCAAATCtgactaaaaaaacaaaataaaaacctgaaCAAAAAACTCTTTGAGGAAAGTTTTACATGTTTTAAATTGGGACCCTTTTTTGTACCCTCCACCTGTCAAGCCAGGATCTTTTCCTTACCAGGCTCTGACTCCCCCCGCCACCAGGTCCATGCATGGAGAGGTCCCTCCACAAGCAAACCTCCTGACACCTGCACAGCGGGTGGGCTCAGCCATCTCTGCCCCAATGTCCTCCACCTTCAGACCTTGCAATAGCTTCTCTACCTGGCCGGCGTCTGTGCTGTGGGAAGGGTAGCTGGGACATGGGGAGGAGTCGGTGAGCATGGCAGGGGTGGCATTGGAGGGATGGATGTGTACCATACCGCTGTGCTCTGCGGAGAATCCCTGGAAAAGGTGGTGGTACAGTCTAGGGCTACATCCTGTTCTCTGTGGAGACCCTCCCAGGCCTCCAGGGGCGGCTGTGGCTGGGGTGGAACAAGATCTGCTGACACATCTTTTCTAGTATTGTTTTGGGCTGAGCTGTACTTAGAACAATCTTGCCCCTCAGttacactgaagtcaaaggagctgcacagggcaggggtCAGACTCCCTGCTTTGAAGACTGAGCATCACCTAATGTGCTTTTAGCCTCCAATTGCCAGGAGCTCATTTCCAGTTGCAGTCGCATCAGCCTCCCCTGAGAGTCACTGAGCTGCACGGTTCCCCTTGCAGGCCCAGCCCTTATCTCACCCTCATATTTCCCTTTAATCTCAGTCTGGACTTTTCACCCTTTTGCAGGGAGCGCATGTGGCTGGcgcagctccccagcaggagaaGATAAAAACGGGTTTCCAAGCACATGAAATATTTTTGCCTGATCTCAGACTGAATCAGGgctgagaaaaatgaaaaaacccaacaacccaggATCAGACGTGCTGGGACTCcatctgcaatgcagtccaacgGGCCCACCGTTCTGGGGCTGTGacctgctgctgggctggggccgggcccaTCTTTAGCGCTCACCTTTAGCTGAACTATTTTTAGTAGCAGGAGGGAGTTAGGCTGAAGCTGAgccctttggaaaatcccaccttaaGCAAATAAATAATTGCATTTCTACAGCATCTCTGGGACGCACAAAGCCCTGGGCAAACATGGCTGAGTTAAGACACCTTTGGGAAGGACCTCGTTTatgtggaggaggggagagaggcagcagcatcCAGTGGTTAGAACAATGGACTGAAAATTAGGAGGGCAGGGTTTTGTCCCTGGCTGCCATTGATTCGCTGCCTGGCTCTGAGCAAGTCACTGAccatttctgtgcctcaatttccccacctgGAAAGTGGAGGTAATAGTTAGTAAAACACCTTGAGACCCTTAGATAAAAGGGGCTCTCAAAGTTATGCTGTTATTATTGTTGTTCTCCTTTTAATCCTCCTTCACCCCTACAGATCTTGGGACCCCGTCCTGTGCTTGGGAGCAATCCCGTTTGTCCATCAGGCCAGGGTTTTATATCACTCTCTGCCCTGATCCTGTCCTACCGACTGGACCTTCAAACACGCAAATAACCATCTGGTCAGCTGGAGGCAAGAGGGCGAGAAACAGCTCTGTGTCGTTTGCTGCTGTTTATTCCGTTTTTAAACGGGCCCAGCAGGGTTTGATttctagtttccactttttttttttggtcttgttTATTTTTTAGAGTCAAATGTCAGGCCTGGTCCATTTGGCAGGATGCTCTGGGCCATGGGAGAACTGGAAGGGTTATAACATCACAGACAACAAGGGATCAtgcaggggggggcggggaacagtTTTTGCACATTACACTACAGCAGACAGAGGAGTGGCTGCTACAGAGCCTGCTCCCATGCTGGAAGGGATCACTGCACACATCAGCTCCTGAAGGGCATATGGGAGTGTCCCTCCTGCGTAACCTTAGATGGGATTGGAACTGTCACGGTTTTTAATATTCCACTGAAGAGCTAAATTTCCATTCCTGGATTACAATCTCCAGCCTATTACATGTTCATCTTACCTACACTGCCTATATCCATCTCAATGGCACTGCTTTTCCATTCGGGGCCCAGAATGATGTATTAGTATTTAGTATTATGGTAGCCCTTGGGACCCCCAATCCTGGGCCaggaccagaggtgaaagtaagctggtctggTTTGGTCCGGCATACTGGTAAGAGCCGCTATGCAGATGACTATaccggcagggggcagcttccccaggccggtgatttaaagagcttgggactcccgggccctttaaatcaccatcagagCCCTGATGCCGGAGCCCTgggatagcagcagcagctgggagccccagagctcCGGGGGCAATTTAAAAGGTCCATGGATGtaaaggccccgccccttccagttgaggccccgccccccactcaggaCTCTGGCATGCTGGTGagtcctttaaattactttcacccctggccaggaccccagggtgctaggtgttgtacaaacacagaccgaAATGTCAGTCTCTGCCCCAAGAAGCTCCCATTCAAAGCCCACTTCTGTTCCAGCTGAAGTAAATAGGCGTTTTGCCATTGCGTTTGCTAAGAGCAGATGCAGGCTCAGTGTAGGAGATGGGAATCTCCTTGCTTCTCTCATTTGAATAATTGCAACGGATTTAGAAAAACATCACCAGGACTTGATGAAAAGAATAATTTAATATGTGTGATGGCAATGATGGGATCCAGTGGTTGGAAACCAAAGCTGGACAAAggcagactagaaataaggtgcaggtTTTTAACAGGAAGAGtaaaattaaccattggaacaatttacctaagGATGTGGGGGATCAGCCTTCACACACAGTCTTACATcaggactggctgcctttctaaaagatctgctctagctcaaccacaagcTATGGGTCTGATGCAGCagatgatcataattgtccctcCTGGCCTTCCAATCTATGACACTAAAAAAAGGGAGGAAATGCCAGTGTTCTGCACTGTCTGTGCCAAAATGACAAAGGGCTCcggtgtggttttgtttttcaaatgtggGTAAGAAATCAAcagcagggctgtgctgtgctgggaACAAGCTGCTCCCGAAATCAGCATTTTGGAGGAAACCATTTTGTAGACAGCAGAGTgctacaagagagagagagaaatccacaCAGATTTAGTGCTcatataataaaaatgtatagatggtatataatataatataatataatataatataatacaggggtagacaacctatggcacgtgtgctgaagggggcatgtgagctgattttcagtggcacccacaatgcccgggtcctggccatcaatccgggggctctgcattttaatttaaagtgaagcttcttaaacattttttaaaccttattcactttacatacaacaatagtttagttatatattatagacttatagaaagagaccttctaaaaacgttaaaatgtatgactggcacatgaaaccttaaattagagtgaataaatgaagacttgccacagcacttctgaaaggttgccaacccctataATATAATATGATATAATATAATAGTTCCTAtgttcttttttatttctgttttagaAAGCGATACAAACTTTttaaactaaagaaaaaaaatagaaaaggctGAGAAAACATTTCATCGTCATCTTGACGGAAAAATTCATTCTGAGACACAAGATAGTGAGGGTCAAATTCCAGCTGCcaaggcatttttaaaaaaacgggATGGCCAGGTGCAAAACAAGCGCTTGAACTGGACAGAGTGTTTATGCTCGAAGGCTGAGAGGTTAAGTCACAAGGCTCTAGAGGTGCTTACATGAATCCCAAGAGGAGTTCAACTGGCTAAAGAAAAGAAAGGCAGAAAGGAACAAGGGACGCTGACTTTGTTTTCCAAAATGGCCAATGGCCAGTATCTAGATTCTTGCTTTGTAAAGCCCACCCTTGTACCCAACATGAAACGTGCAGCCCACTGCCTAGCCTGGGGGCTATCCGGCAAGGCTCCGGGCTGCGCAGGAGCTCAGAGTAGATGAAGATGCTCCCGTCTGTCTTTAAAACTCTCTGGCTAGAGAAGTGACATGACATTGGCATTGCGACAGACAGAGCTTCCATGCGCTTCGGAGGCACCTTGTTTATTTCATTCTGAAAAAATCCCCCCCGTCGTCTCTTCTTTCCTTCTCCCGGTCTCCGCCGCACTTCGAGCCTTTGCTGAGGGGCCAGCCAGACCCCCACGCCCCTCTCAGCCCAAGGACTCCGGTTCACCCCTGTCCAATCCACCCGGCGAGGTtcggggcggggagcaggggctgctctccGGCTAAAGCGGACGGGGAGTGGGGGGTTGTTGCCGGAGGGATCGGGCTCCGTTCGGAGCTTGCCCGGGGCTGGAGCGCCCTGGAGCCGGAGCCCAGCTGCGGTTTGCCGGCCAGGGCCGTGTTGGGGAGACTCCTCTTCTGGGGATGAGCTTCCGCGCACGATCCCCTGGCGACCCACCCCGgggtcaggctggggcaggggctgagcggaGCCGGGGCCTGTCTTATCATCAACATACACTGCAGAGACTTCAGCCCCCGGGGCCCTTGGCGTGTCCGGCCCCTGGCCAAGCGCACGAAGGGGCGTTGGGCGGTGGCTCTCTgcccaggggggaggaggggtggaactaggcagtggggccaggggcccccgCTCTGCATTTTATGATTTCCTCTCCCAGCTGGGAAGCTGAGCTGTGAGCTGCCCCAGCAcgagggaagaggggggctggggtgggggaagcctgcCAGGCTCCGGGGGCTCTCGGGCGCAAGCTTCGGGCACAtggctggaggggctgggccaggggtgaCCCGGGCAATGGACAGCCCATGCCGGGGGGTGTCCCAGCAGCAGCGGAGGGGGTGAACCGGCTGAGCGCACCGCGTCCAGCAGTGTGcctggccctggctgggggggggaccAATATTCCCCCCTCACCCGCGGAGATGAATCTgatccctccctccacccatccGCCAAGTCACGGTCAGACCCCGTGGCTGGAGCCTGTTCGCCCTCCAATAGCCCACCCTacagggcagagccaggcccGCACCGTGCACCGGCAGCCTGGGCTTGCCCGAGTCGGGAAAAGTGGCTTTCCAATAACGAGGCCGTAGTCTGGCGCTGGGGAGGCCAAGGTCCTTCTAAACACGCGTCCAGCCCTTGCTGTGTCTGGGAGGTAACGTGGCAATCTAAGGCAAAAGGCCAGAAACGGGGGGATTTTTTTTGCGGGTAAAAATAAACTGGGATCCTGGCTGCGCTTAGACCCTGGAGCTTTGTACGGGGTGGGTTTAAAATGGGGCCCGTTTGGACCGTCTAGGGGCAGGACAGTCTGGTGCGCATTTCCCCggggccccagcctggcacctgACAGGAGTCCCAGCAAGTCGCTGGAAAATAAGACTCTTGGCAGAAGCCCCAACCCTTCCCCAGTAGCTCCGGAGTTACCCGCACGGACCCACAGTCAGTGCCAGGTCGTTCGCAAGGGAAATAACCCCGCGTCTGGGCGGGTGTCCGGTTTGGAAAGGGGCTGACAGATCCCCGGAGCAGGGGAGCATGAAGGGCTCCCACCCAGAGCTCCCTGGGCGCATTAGGGAGACGCCACTGATTGCAttaggctttgggtcaggccctaacAGTGCTGGTGCCACCAGAAAGGGACTCGGCTCCATTGCCCGAAGGGGGCTGCTCGCACGTGCGCGCGGGCTGGGGAGACTTTGAACGTTCGCCGAGATTCAGCAGTGCGCTTGCTGGGCTGATCTCCTCGAGCCCGGGGGTCCCTGGGTTTCCTGGAGCCGCTCGACCTTTCCCCACCCACCACCTCAGACGTGTCCACCTCATgggtcttctttttcctccttctCTCTGGCGAGCAATCTGGCCCGTTTGAATTCGCCCCACTGCCTGCCCCTTTGATTCCtgcactttgaaatgcaaacctgccTTTCAATGCAAATGCTCCGAGAGGTTGGCCCAATAAAAGCCTTTCCTCAGGGAGGTGCCTTTGCGAAGTGGGGGAAGCTGCCCAAGGAGTTCAGGTGAACAGCTTATCAGGAAGGAGTGGGAGCCGCGCACCGGGAGCTCAGGCCAAGCCTGCAGAGCGGCAGAGGCACATTATGCGCGCAGGGCCATCCGGGGATGATGTATGTGGGCTATCTTTTGGATAAGGACACTAACATGTACCCTAACCCGGTCAGGCACCCCAGCCTGAACCTCAACCCCCAGAACTACGTGCCTGCGCCCCCTCAATACTCGGATTTTGCCAGCTACCATCACGTGCCAGGGATTAACAGTGACCCACACCATGGGCAGCCTGCGGGCGCCTGGGGCTCGCCATACACACCCACCAAGGAGGACTGGCATTCGTACGGGCCTGGAGCCGCTTCTTCCGTCGCTAACCCGGGGCAGCTTGGATTCAGCCCCAATGATTTTAATCcaattcagcctccaggctctGGACTCCTACCTCCACCCATCAACAGCTCAGTGGCCCAGCTCTCCCCCAATGCGCAAAGGCGCACCCCCTATGAGTGGATGAGGCGCAGCGTTCCAACCAGCAGCAGCGGTGGTAAGGAAACTCCCCCACTTtcttaccccccaccccgcctctcgGGGTGTCTTTGCTTAGGTCAGAGCTGGGGCgcaaccctgcaccccaacagtGCCAGGAAGGGAGGGCAGCATTCGGCGTGGGGGAAGCTGAGTTTTCAAATGCGCATTACCCTACCGAGCTCCGGCCAATGACACCTGAGCGCGCCAGGGTATTTCGGAGAGCGCAGGGCTTGTAAATTACGTTTATATGTATTTGCACACGGTTCATATCGGTGGTTTTGTCCGTCTGATAATTAAAATCTCGCTTGCAAGGCCTCAGCTTCCCGGGGGTCCTTTAAGCAGCGTTTCCCCAGAGCTGGCCCATATGGGCCCTGAGCCAACGTGCATTTCCCCCTGCCCAGTAAAGCTGCATAAACCCGCGTTGTTCTTGCTCTGTGCTAGTGACAGTCCCAGCAGGTCAATATCGCCATCCCCGGTGTGGCAGCTAAGGGGAAACCTATTGCAGCGATTGCAAAGACCCCTCGtcagcccccggccctgcctggggccCGCCTGGACTGGAAGCCAAAGAGTTTAGCTCCAAATTCAGGTGACACTATTCTGTTAAACACCCAGGACCTGATCCACAGCCCAGTGCGCCTCGGAGACGGGCCGATTCAGGGCCCAGATTTCCAGGGCCTGGGTGTGTTACCCATTTATCAAACCAGCCACGAAATGCTGGTGCTAGGCTGGCTTTTCCCAGCCTGGGAAGCTCTTCTCTGAGCGCCCCAATCCTCCCGAGTGCGGGGTGTGCAGGGGATGCAGCCATGCAGGATCAGATCCAGACAGCCCACTCCCCCTCGGGTGTAGTTAAGAAATGCCAAGAGCTCATCCCTGGGAGCAACAGGCTTCCAGGCACAGACTGGGTGCCCCTCCCGaggcccaggctccctgtcccCCGGGCTGGAGAGCTGGGAGCGCACATCCCCAAGAGACGTGGCAGGAGGGAAGAGGGTTTCTGATCGTTCAGACCCTTTCGGGGGGAGATCCCGGACGGAGCCCGCAGCAAGTCACTGGGGTGTCCTGCTCTGCGCTCCCCACACCCGCTCCTGCTGCGCCGTGTGTGGGAGACGTTGTGTGGGCGAGGGGAGAGCTGGaggggtttgtgtgtggggaggggggtgtccatagGGGAGCTGGAGTGTGGGAGGTGCGTGTAGGGGGTGTAAGGGTGGGGGTTGTGTGTGAGACAGCGGTGTGTGTAGGGCGGGGTTGTGGGCTTTTGTGtgacaggaggtgtgtgtgtgtgtgtgtgtgtgtgtgtgtgtgtgtgtgtgtgtgtgtgtgtgtgtgtgtgtgtgtgtgtgtgtgtgtgtgtgtgtgtgtgtgtgtgtgtgtgtgtgtgtgtgtgtgtgtgtgtgtcccctgctCGCCCGGCCCGTTGCCTCCCGGCGCAGTCTGGCGCTGCgccccgggccccgcggctcctgGTTCGAGGCTGCACCTCGCTGCCTCTCCCGCAGGCCCCGGGCCGCGGCTGAACTCCTGACCGCGCTGCAGgccgggggcggcggggggaggtggAAGTCTCTCCCCAGGCAAACCCAAATGAACACGCTCCGCGGCCGCCCGGCTGCCCAGTTCAAAGGCAGCGCGGCTGTttaaggcaggggggctggaagcgGGGGCAGCCCAAATTTACAAGCGCTGCGCTTTGTCATGCAGATCCGGAGTGACTCCGGGTTGCAGGAAGGCGCGGGGCGCCCAGCAGCCCCATTGTCCTCGGCCTTTGTcgcccctgctctggggctggcggGGCGCTTTGATGTTCCGAGCCGAGGGGtcggtggggcagggcctcgcCCCAGAGACATCTCCCTGCTCCCGCTGCCGGGGCGGCCAAGGCCTGGCCAGGGCCCTCCACCCGGCCCTAGGCTGCCAAGGGGACtggcccagccagctcctgccggCCTGCGGCACAGGGgccttctccctcctccatcgCCAACCCGGGAGGGCTCTGGCACCAGGGGGAAATCCAGGCTGGAAAGGGGTAGGGTGTGAGGGGCTTGGACCCCCGGCTGCCTGCCCCACATCTCCAGCCTGGCCTGGGCTTTATCCTTCCCCGCTCTGCCTTTGGGTCAAATCCTGCTCCCTAGAtcccagagccccatggcagTTAGGTGGGTGGCTTCAGTGGACATGGGGAGAGCCAGATTTGTCCTGGAAGGCCACCAGCTACATTTCACTGCCCCTCAGATGGGGGTTATCATCATCAGGTGTGAGGACCCCAAAGCCCCAGGGATGCAACAGTATCAAACTCAAAGGGGACTCCTATTAAAAAAGATGTGTAAGAGGAGCAGATCCTACCGGCATTGGCTTCACAGGAATCTGCCCAGAgtgagctatggaccagatctggtaaatttccccatgtagaccagCCCATCACTTAAATTGCCCTTACAAGGGGTCCAGTTTTGtcttcctttcttcttctttcctatGGGTGGTGTAGAGCAGCATCTACAATTTCTCCAGAAGTTGATCAAGCCATATGGCTACATCAGGGTATGTTCGATGGTCTGTCCTGGGGAGTCACACTCGTGCACTGGGGAATCCTTGgttttccatttgtgcattagATGTCTGCATCTACCATGGTTGGTTTGGTTCTGGTTCAGAGTTGACTAAGATGACAGTGGAAGGTCGAATCCAGGAACCCTACTAGATGGAGTATTGTCTTATTTGCTCCTCGAGTGGTAATACAGC is part of the Mauremys mutica isolate MM-2020 ecotype Southern chromosome 8, ASM2049712v1, whole genome shotgun sequence genome and encodes:
- the CDX1 gene encoding homeobox protein CDX-1, producing the protein MMYVGYLLDKDTNMYPNPVRHPSLNLNPQNYVPAPPQYSDFASYHHVPGINSDPHHGQPAGAWGSPYTPTKEDWHSYGPGAASSVANPGQLGFSPNDFNPIQPPGSGLLPPPINSSVAQLSPNAQRRTPYEWMRRSVPTSSSGGKTRTKDKYRVVYTDHQRLELEKEFHYSRYITIRRKAELAATLGLTERQVKIWFQNRRAKERKVNKKKMQQQTQPTSTTTPTPPAVGTPGPIGGICSSTTNLVSSSPMTIKEEFMP